From the genome of Pararhizobium sp. A13, one region includes:
- a CDS encoding alpha-2-macroglobulin family protein yields MRAFIRFSAIILTALSFSPAAGAAETGRHVLTTENGDYFGFDLRTEQNVTLDQCKTVCIADSSCRAFTYNPKVKWCFLKSDYNKLNTFNGAIAGKIVEAASSEPDIGAPPALPFLTEQQLADARTAKNNLALEPDQEGQGLNGLIAAAHRELAAGNIAPALKAFQGALSIIPEDGAVWIEAARAANRVYGNTDFAVQASLAAINGYQLTRTTQSRADALAVLAKALESSENFRAALSAYKASLAIVEAKTVRAAYDTLKVRQGFRVTEHTVDSDSAIPRVCAQFSEPLVKAGVDYTPFVTLDGAPPKALEAKGSEICVEGLNHGQRYKLAFRQGLPSSISDEPLEAQVNLDVYIPDRAAMVRFTGDSFVLPGTARRGIPLVSVNTTSANLKLYRIGDRNIASLLTTSQFLTQLDGYSAQRIQDENGEMVWQGSIDISTDLNKEVVTSFSVDEALPQRKPGVYVLTAVSGTAATNEWDSQATQWFVVSDIGLSTYSGTDGLSVFARSLATAKQMAGVELTLLAKNNEILGTVTTDAQGRATFDAGLLRGTAAMTPAVITAKGGNDDFVFLDLTRAGFDLSDRGVTGRAAPGAIDILTWTERGIYRAGETVHVSALARDSASVAIEKLPLTFIFMRPDGVEDRRVVNDGGQAGGYTLDLALQPNAMRGTWTVQVYTDPKGTAISEKQFQVDDFVPDRVEFDMASTVKQIEIGKPAPITIDGRFLYGAPAAGLELEGEVGLKPTRESADFKGYFFGLADEEATEDSRTPLEALEPLDEDGKSMFEVNLTETPSTTQLLNANITVRVQEAGGRAVERSLTLPVRPEGSMIGIKPQFTGDLAENAVGKFHVIALDQNGDKQAQSGLTWTLLRVEQDYQWYRDGTAWKYEPVISTKQVSAGKLDVTKDGGEISLSAGWGRYRLEVETADIDGPTSSVEFDSGWYVAASSTETPDGLEIALDKENYAIGDTAKLRVSPRFAGEVLVTIGSEKLVATKTATVPAEGGEIDIPITEDFGAGAYVTATLYRPGDAQESRLPMRAIGIKWLAVDPADRKLSVKLDLPENTLPRQTLNIPVEVTGAGVGEEAYVTVAAVDVGILNLTRYEAPDPDGWYFGQRQLGLEIRDLYGRLIDGSLGAAGRLRSGGDGGQMPLQGKPPTEKLVAFFSGPVQLDASGKAIISFDIPQFNGTARVMAVAWSKTGVGHASSDVVIRDPVVVTASLPQFLAPGDKAELRLDIANTDGPAGELNLKVTSSSSVVIDSAQAEQTFSVKPGGKFDLTLPLSGVHPGDGAISIELSSADGLSLQQSVSVPVRPASLPVTTRLPVTIEPNASLKVDGELLAESMLQGSAVSISVTRSAAFDIPALLTSLDRYPYGCAEQTTSRALPLLYLSELSKQSGLPEDADVQERVQKAIYRVLSYQSSTGSFGLWSPGSGDLWLDAYVTDFLTRAREQKYQVPDQAMVQALDNLQNALSYDVDVKSQGNEIAYALYVLARNRKAAISDLRYYADTKLSDFPTPLSKGHLAAALALYGDGQRSQSIFGDALQMSTGTNTSLLDRSDYGSPLRDDAAVLTLAAESRPVPAIIPQLAKIVAREWEQASYTSTQEQMWTLLAARAIKGGDQDLRLDINGTARSGGYAARLTGDEILDQPITISNRSSEPVAAVVTTVAAPAFPLPAGGNGFTIQRTYYTLDGEEANITQAKQNERYVVVINATESNAWPSRVLITDLLPAGFEIDNPSLVDSAKLSNFEWIGEIEAAHTEFRSDRFVAAFDRSSGDDRAITVAYVVRAVTPGTYDHPAANIEDMYRPQFSARTATGRMEVQAVE; encoded by the coding sequence ATGCGCGCGTTTATCCGGTTTTCAGCGATCATTCTTACCGCACTCTCCTTCAGCCCTGCTGCCGGGGCAGCGGAAACGGGCCGGCATGTCCTTACGACAGAGAACGGCGACTATTTCGGCTTTGACCTCCGCACCGAGCAAAATGTCACGCTCGATCAGTGCAAGACGGTCTGCATCGCCGACTCCTCCTGCCGCGCCTTCACCTACAATCCCAAGGTGAAATGGTGTTTCCTCAAATCCGACTACAACAAGCTGAATACGTTCAACGGCGCGATCGCCGGCAAGATTGTCGAAGCCGCCTCGAGCGAACCGGATATCGGCGCGCCGCCGGCGCTGCCCTTCCTGACCGAACAGCAACTTGCTGATGCCCGCACGGCCAAAAACAATCTCGCGCTGGAGCCGGATCAGGAAGGGCAGGGGCTCAACGGCCTGATCGCCGCCGCTCACCGCGAACTCGCCGCCGGCAACATTGCCCCGGCACTGAAGGCTTTCCAGGGTGCCTTATCGATCATCCCGGAGGATGGCGCGGTCTGGATCGAGGCGGCACGCGCCGCCAACCGCGTCTACGGCAACACCGACTTCGCAGTCCAGGCGTCGCTCGCCGCCATCAACGGCTACCAGCTCACGCGCACCACACAGTCCCGTGCAGACGCTCTGGCTGTTCTCGCAAAGGCGCTGGAAAGCTCGGAGAACTTCCGCGCGGCGCTCAGCGCCTACAAGGCCAGCCTTGCGATTGTCGAGGCAAAGACGGTTCGCGCAGCCTATGACACCTTGAAAGTGCGCCAAGGCTTCCGCGTGACTGAGCATACGGTCGATTCCGACAGCGCCATACCGCGGGTCTGCGCCCAGTTCTCCGAACCGCTGGTCAAGGCCGGCGTGGATTATACCCCATTCGTCACCCTCGACGGTGCACCGCCCAAGGCGCTTGAAGCTAAGGGCAGCGAGATCTGCGTCGAGGGCCTGAACCACGGTCAGCGCTACAAGCTGGCCTTCCGTCAGGGCCTGCCGTCCTCCATTTCCGACGAGCCCCTTGAAGCCCAGGTCAATCTCGACGTCTATATACCGGATCGCGCTGCGATGGTGCGCTTCACCGGCGATAGCTTCGTGCTTCCCGGAACCGCCCGTCGCGGCATTCCGCTCGTCTCAGTCAACACCACCAGCGCAAACCTCAAGCTCTACCGCATCGGCGATCGCAACATCGCGTCACTGCTCACCACCTCGCAATTCCTGACGCAGCTCGACGGGTACAGTGCCCAGCGCATCCAGGATGAAAACGGCGAGATGGTCTGGCAGGGCTCGATCGATATCTCCACCGACCTCAACAAGGAAGTGGTGACCAGCTTTTCGGTGGACGAAGCGTTGCCGCAGCGCAAGCCCGGCGTCTATGTCCTGACCGCCGTCTCGGGTACTGCAGCGACAAACGAGTGGGACAGCCAGGCAACGCAATGGTTCGTCGTCTCCGATATCGGTCTCTCGACCTATTCCGGCACGGATGGCTTGAGCGTTTTTGCCCGGTCCCTGGCGACGGCCAAGCAGATGGCCGGGGTCGAACTGACGCTGCTTGCCAAGAACAACGAAATTCTTGGAACGGTGACCACCGACGCGCAGGGCCGTGCAACCTTCGATGCCGGTCTGTTGCGTGGCACCGCCGCCATGACCCCCGCGGTGATCACCGCAAAGGGCGGCAACGACGATTTCGTCTTCCTCGACTTGACGCGCGCTGGCTTCGATCTCTCCGACCGTGGCGTCACCGGACGCGCGGCACCGGGTGCCATCGACATACTGACCTGGACCGAGCGCGGCATTTATCGCGCCGGTGAAACCGTGCACGTTTCCGCATTGGCGCGCGACAGCGCTTCCGTTGCAATCGAGAAGCTGCCGCTGACCTTCATCTTCATGCGCCCCGATGGCGTCGAGGATCGCCGCGTCGTCAACGACGGCGGCCAGGCAGGCGGCTATACGCTCGATCTCGCCCTGCAGCCGAACGCCATGCGCGGCACATGGACCGTGCAGGTCTATACCGATCCCAAGGGCACGGCGATCAGCGAGAAGCAGTTCCAGGTCGACGACTTCGTCCCTGATCGGGTCGAGTTCGACATGGCGAGCACCGTCAAACAGATCGAGATCGGCAAGCCGGCGCCGATCACCATCGACGGGCGATTCCTGTATGGCGCACCTGCAGCGGGCCTCGAGCTCGAAGGCGAAGTCGGGCTCAAGCCGACTCGCGAAAGCGCCGATTTCAAGGGCTATTTCTTCGGTCTGGCCGATGAGGAAGCGACGGAAGACAGCCGCACGCCGCTGGAGGCTCTGGAGCCGCTGGACGAAGACGGCAAATCGATGTTCGAGGTGAACCTCACGGAAACGCCGTCCACAACCCAATTGCTGAACGCCAACATTACTGTGCGCGTTCAGGAAGCCGGCGGCCGGGCCGTCGAGCGTTCGCTGACGCTGCCCGTCAGGCCGGAAGGCTCGATGATCGGCATCAAGCCGCAATTCACCGGCGACCTCGCGGAAAATGCGGTTGGCAAATTCCATGTCATCGCCCTCGACCAGAATGGCGACAAGCAGGCCCAGTCGGGCCTGACCTGGACGCTGTTGCGCGTCGAGCAGGATTATCAATGGTACCGCGACGGCACCGCCTGGAAATACGAGCCCGTGATTTCGACCAAGCAGGTGTCCGCCGGCAAGCTTGATGTCACCAAGGATGGCGGCGAGATTTCCCTGTCGGCCGGCTGGGGCCGTTACCGCCTCGAAGTCGAGACCGCCGATATCGATGGACCAACATCAAGTGTGGAATTCGATTCCGGCTGGTATGTCGCCGCCAGCTCGACGGAAACACCGGATGGCCTGGAGATCGCGCTCGACAAGGAAAATTATGCGATCGGCGATACTGCAAAGCTCAGGGTTTCGCCACGGTTTGCCGGCGAGGTCCTGGTCACGATCGGTTCGGAAAAGCTGGTCGCCACGAAGACTGCCACCGTTCCTGCCGAAGGCGGTGAGATCGATATTCCGATCACCGAGGATTTTGGTGCCGGCGCCTATGTGACGGCAACCCTCTATCGTCCGGGCGACGCGCAGGAAAGCCGCCTGCCGATGCGCGCCATCGGCATCAAATGGCTCGCCGTCGATCCGGCAGATCGCAAGCTCTCGGTCAAACTGGATTTACCGGAGAACACTCTGCCTCGCCAAACCCTCAACATCCCGGTTGAAGTCACAGGCGCAGGGGTGGGCGAGGAAGCCTATGTGACGGTTGCCGCCGTCGATGTTGGTATTCTCAATCTGACGCGCTACGAGGCGCCCGATCCGGACGGCTGGTATTTCGGCCAGCGCCAGCTCGGTCTTGAAATCCGCGACCTCTATGGCCGTCTGATCGACGGATCGCTCGGCGCCGCAGGACGCCTGCGCAGCGGTGGCGACGGCGGCCAGATGCCGCTTCAGGGCAAGCCGCCGACCGAAAAGCTGGTGGCTTTCTTCTCCGGGCCGGTTCAGCTTGATGCGAGCGGCAAGGCGATCATCAGTTTCGACATCCCGCAGTTCAACGGCACGGCCCGCGTCATGGCGGTCGCCTGGTCGAAGACCGGTGTCGGTCACGCCAGTTCCGACGTCGTCATCCGCGATCCGGTCGTGGTGACGGCAAGCCTGCCTCAATTCCTGGCACCTGGCGACAAGGCCGAACTTCGCCTCGACATTGCCAATACCGACGGCCCTGCAGGGGAGCTCAATCTCAAGGTGACGAGTAGCTCGTCCGTGGTGATCGACAGCGCCCAGGCCGAGCAGACGTTCAGCGTCAAGCCGGGCGGAAAATTCGACCTGACGTTGCCGCTATCCGGTGTCCATCCAGGTGACGGCGCCATCTCGATCGAGCTTTCGAGTGCCGACGGACTGTCGCTGCAGCAATCCGTCTCGGTTCCGGTGCGGCCGGCATCCTTGCCGGTGACGACACGTCTTCCCGTCACTATCGAGCCCAATGCCAGCCTGAAGGTGGACGGCGAATTGCTGGCCGAAAGCATGCTGCAGGGGTCGGCGGTCAGCATCAGCGTCACACGCTCCGCAGCCTTCGATATCCCGGCGCTGCTGACCTCGCTCGATCGCTACCCCTATGGCTGCGCCGAGCAGACGACCAGCCGCGCACTGCCGCTGCTTTATCTCAGCGAACTTTCGAAACAATCCGGCCTGCCGGAGGATGCGGATGTACAAGAGCGCGTGCAGAAGGCGATCTACCGGGTCCTGTCGTATCAGTCATCGACAGGCAGTTTCGGCCTCTGGAGCCCCGGCTCCGGCGACCTCTGGCTCGACGCCTATGTCACCGACTTCCTGACCCGGGCGCGCGAGCAGAAATACCAGGTGCCGGACCAGGCGATGGTTCAGGCGCTCGATAATCTGCAGAATGCCTTGAGCTATGATGTGGACGTCAAGAGCCAGGGCAACGAGATCGCCTATGCCCTCTATGTGCTGGCCCGCAACCGCAAGGCCGCAATCAGCGACCTGCGTTACTACGCCGATACGAAGCTTTCCGATTTCCCGACCCCTCTTTCCAAGGGCCATCTGGCCGCCGCACTCGCGCTTTACGGCGACGGGCAACGCTCACAGAGCATTTTCGGCGACGCGCTGCAGATGTCGACTGGCACGAATACAAGCCTTCTCGACCGCTCCGACTATGGCTCGCCGCTCCGCGATGATGCTGCGGTGCTGACGCTGGCGGCGGAAAGTCGTCCCGTACCGGCGATCATTCCGCAGCTCGCCAAGATCGTCGCCCGCGAATGGGAACAGGCTTCCTACACAAGCACGCAGGAACAGATGTGGACGCTGCTTGCGGCGCGTGCCATCAAGGGCGGCGATCAGGATCTGAGGCTCGACATCAATGGAACAGCGCGCAGTGGTGGTTATGCCGCGCGTCTGACCGGCGACGAAATCCTCGACCAACCGATCACGATCAGCAACCGATCCAGCGAACCGGTCGCCGCCGTCGTCACGACGGTTGCAGCACCCGCCTTCCCGCTGCCTGCCGGCGGCAACGGGTTCACGATCCAGCGAACCTACTACACGCTCGATGGCGAGGAAGCCAACATCACGCAGGCCAAGCAGAACGAGCGCTACGTGGTCGTCATCAACGCGACGGAGAGCAACGCCTGGCCGTCGCGCGTGCTGATTACCGATCTCCTGCCGGCCGGTTTCGAGATCGACAATCCGAGCCTCGTCGACAGCGCCAAGCTCTCGAACTTCGAATGGATCGGCGAGATCGAAGCGGCACATACGGAATTCCGCAGCGACCGTTTCGTTGCCGCCTTCGACCGGTCGAGCGGTGACGACCGGGCAATCACGGTCGCCTATGTCGTGCGGGCCGTCACGCCGGGAACCTACGACCATCCGGCGGCCAACATCGAGGACATGTACCGGCCACAGTTTTCCGCGCGCACCGCCACGGGGCGCATGGAGGTTCAGGCGGTCGAATAA
- the pbpC gene encoding penicillin-binding protein 1C has translation MSLWWKSCVALFGSAFLCAAAVLGLEAADRAYPPPLDKARTVSAEVLDADGQLLRAFATPEGRWRLKTTAKDVDAQFVRMLIAYEDQRFWQHNGIDPWALMRAAWQFASHGRIVSGASTLSMQVARLIEPREGRSFAAKLRQLARAIQIERRLSKAEILDLYLTHAPYGGNLEGIRAASLAYFGKEPRRLTVSEAALLVALPQLPEKRRPDRQLKAAETARQRVLTRMAVSAVIGEGEAERAAGVAIPNRRLQLPAFAAHVAESALRKEPKVIQHQTTLRRPIQKALETVAKDAAAKLGPKVSIAMVMADARTGEIVGELGSADYFDASRSGWIDMTRVPRSPGSTLKPFIYGLAFEQGLVSQETIIEDRPADFFGYRPRNFDMTYQGDVSIRQALQLSLNVPAVRLLDAVGPSRMMMRFRRAEVRPILPPNEAPGLAIGLGGLGINLKDLVQLYTALANRGKPMRLGDGIQDQPSQIEGEPLLDPVATWQIADILSGVLPPTGAGRRGIAYKTGTSYGYRDAWSVGFDGRYVLGVWVGRPDNGAVPGLTGYGTAAPILFEGFAKSGVAMTPLPHAPAGAVRIAQAELPISQRRFSLTSNGLVSATVREAAPQIVYPPEGARVELGVDTAGMPMPLVLKLQGGRAPFRWLANGKPLPQTSRRRVNQWVPDGAGYSTLTVIDAAGRAASVRVFLN, from the coding sequence ATGTCGCTCTGGTGGAAATCCTGCGTTGCGCTCTTCGGCTCCGCATTTCTGTGCGCGGCGGCAGTGTTGGGACTTGAGGCCGCCGACCGCGCCTATCCGCCGCCACTCGACAAGGCGCGCACCGTCTCGGCCGAAGTTCTCGACGCCGACGGTCAGTTGTTGCGCGCCTTCGCGACACCGGAGGGCCGATGGCGGCTGAAGACGACGGCGAAGGATGTCGATGCGCAGTTCGTCCGCATGCTGATTGCCTATGAGGACCAGCGCTTCTGGCAGCATAACGGTATCGATCCCTGGGCCTTGATGCGGGCTGCCTGGCAATTTGCAAGCCATGGGCGAATCGTTTCCGGAGCATCGACTCTGTCGATGCAGGTGGCCCGCCTGATCGAGCCGCGCGAGGGGCGTTCCTTTGCTGCGAAACTTCGCCAGTTGGCCCGCGCGATTCAGATCGAGCGGCGACTGAGCAAAGCCGAAATCCTCGATCTCTACCTGACCCATGCGCCCTATGGCGGCAACCTCGAAGGCATCCGCGCGGCAAGCCTTGCCTATTTCGGCAAGGAACCACGGCGACTGACGGTTTCTGAAGCCGCGTTGCTCGTTGCGCTTCCACAATTGCCTGAAAAACGCCGACCCGACCGCCAGCTGAAAGCTGCCGAGACGGCGCGCCAGCGGGTTTTGACGCGCATGGCGGTTTCCGCCGTCATCGGGGAAGGGGAGGCGGAGCGCGCAGCGGGAGTTGCCATTCCGAACCGCCGCCTCCAGCTCCCGGCCTTTGCCGCCCACGTCGCCGAATCCGCCTTGCGCAAGGAGCCGAAAGTCATCCAGCACCAGACGACGCTCAGACGCCCCATTCAGAAGGCGCTTGAGACAGTCGCAAAGGACGCAGCAGCGAAACTCGGACCAAAAGTATCCATCGCCATGGTCATGGCGGATGCGCGCACCGGAGAGATCGTTGGCGAGCTCGGCTCCGCTGATTATTTCGATGCCAGCCGCTCCGGATGGATCGACATGACCCGCGTCCCCCGGTCGCCGGGCTCGACGCTCAAACCCTTCATCTATGGTCTCGCCTTCGAGCAGGGCCTCGTCTCGCAGGAAACGATCATCGAGGACCGACCGGCTGATTTCTTCGGCTATCGTCCACGCAACTTCGACATGACCTATCAGGGGGATGTCAGCATCCGGCAGGCGCTGCAACTGTCGCTCAACGTGCCGGCCGTGCGGCTGCTCGATGCGGTCGGGCCAAGCCGGATGATGATGCGTTTCCGGCGCGCTGAAGTCCGGCCCATCCTGCCGCCGAACGAGGCGCCCGGCCTCGCGATCGGTCTGGGCGGTCTGGGCATCAATCTGAAGGATCTGGTGCAACTCTATACGGCATTGGCGAACCGCGGCAAACCCATGCGGCTTGGCGACGGTATCCAGGATCAGCCCAGCCAGATCGAAGGCGAGCCGCTTCTCGATCCGGTCGCGACCTGGCAGATCGCCGATATCCTGTCCGGCGTCTTGCCGCCCACCGGCGCAGGCCGGCGCGGCATCGCCTACAAGACGGGGACGAGTTATGGCTACCGCGATGCCTGGTCGGTCGGGTTTGACGGCCGCTACGTGCTCGGTGTTTGGGTGGGCAGGCCCGACAATGGCGCCGTACCGGGCCTGACCGGCTACGGGACGGCGGCGCCCATCCTGTTCGAAGGCTTTGCCAAATCCGGCGTTGCCATGACGCCCTTGCCGCACGCGCCCGCTGGCGCAGTTCGCATCGCCCAGGCCGAGCTGCCGATCAGCCAGAGACGTTTTTCGCTGACCTCGAACGGGCTCGTCTCGGCAACGGTTCGCGAGGCGGCTCCCCAGATCGTCTATCCTCCGGAGGGCGCCCGCGTCGAACTGGGTGTCGACACGGCGGGCATGCCCATGCCGCTGGTCCTCAAGCTCCAAGGAGGGAGGGCGCCGTTCCGCTGGCTGGCAAACGGCAAGCCATTGCCGCAAACGTCAAGGCGTCGCGTCAACCAATGGGTTCCTGACGGAGCCGGCTATTCGACGCTGACGGTCATCGATGCCGCAGGGCGCGCTGCAAGCGTTCGGGTTTTCCTCAATTGA
- the bcsN gene encoding cellulose biosynthesis protein BcsN: MPASAFPSWRYLLAGFAIAAALAGCGARDGVRLSDTAVTVPDETAFALPPPSGPAVVNIVERRFSDSTQQDIFLFTSASTPGQNVLRVQLFGPVGLQMDGQKGLGYSSIRASEIAKEMRRELPGVALTQSPLYLQNNYGPFSYAYGRGHGNDACLYAWQQIRSPEEARTVFQNRGTIQVRLRLCEDGASEEKLLSTMYGYTIRAAFNVPGWNPYGEPPSVDPTLGRTGNPIYPKSEDLRDSPTAAVENIRPLPVLRQKQAVGTIEKVEPVKQAASEETIPLPAGTDIGAVVVPSPDCMTQSEGATQCK; this comes from the coding sequence TTGCCTGCATCAGCATTTCCATCTTGGCGATATCTGCTCGCAGGCTTTGCGATAGCCGCTGCGCTTGCGGGCTGCGGCGCTCGCGACGGTGTACGGCTGTCCGATACAGCAGTGACGGTTCCCGACGAGACGGCATTCGCGCTGCCGCCGCCGAGCGGGCCGGCGGTCGTCAACATCGTCGAGCGCCGTTTCAGCGATAGCACCCAACAGGACATCTTCCTGTTCACGTCAGCATCCACACCGGGCCAGAATGTCCTGCGCGTTCAATTGTTCGGGCCGGTCGGATTGCAGATGGATGGACAGAAGGGGCTCGGCTACTCCTCCATCAGGGCGAGCGAGATTGCCAAGGAAATGCGCCGCGAGCTTCCCGGCGTCGCGCTCACCCAGTCACCGCTCTACCTGCAGAACAACTACGGCCCCTTCAGCTACGCATACGGCCGCGGCCACGGCAACGATGCCTGTCTCTATGCTTGGCAGCAGATCCGTTCGCCCGAAGAAGCAAGGACAGTCTTCCAGAACCGCGGCACGATCCAGGTTCGCTTGCGCCTCTGCGAGGACGGTGCGAGTGAAGAGAAACTGCTCAGCACGATGTACGGATACACCATTCGCGCCGCCTTCAACGTACCAGGGTGGAACCCATACGGCGAACCACCGAGCGTCGATCCGACGTTGGGCCGCACGGGAAACCCGATCTATCCCAAAAGCGAAGACCTGCGTGATTCACCGACCGCAGCTGTGGAAAATATAAGGCCGCTCCCCGTTTTGCGACAGAAGCAGGCCGTCGGCACCATCGAAAAAGTGGAGCCGGTGAAACAAGCGGCTTCGGAAGAAACCATTCCTTTACCAGCAGGCACGGATATAGGGGCCGTCGTTGTTCCTTCTCCGGACTGTATGACACAGTCTGAAGGCGCCACACAGTGCAAATAA
- the bcsA gene encoding UDP-forming cellulose synthase catalytic subunit translates to MKAGIILFWAITSLGVIALVTLPINLQTQLIASIAVVTFMAVIKILRAEGTWRLIALAFGTAIIMRYVYWRTTSTLPPFNQLENFIPGFLLYLAEMYSVMMLALSLFVVSMPLPPRPSRATSEGKYPSVDVFVPTYNEDAELLANTLAAAKAMDYPADKLTVWLLDDGGTLQKRTSPNLLEDQMAKARHQELQILCSDLDVRYLTRDRNEHAKAGNLNNGMQHSNGELIAVFDADHAPTRDFLLETVGYFEDDPKLFLVQTPHFFLNPDPIERNLRTFEKMPSENEMFYGIIQRGLDKWNASFFCGSAAVLRRQALDQTGGFSGVSITEDCETAIALHASGWNSVYVDRPLIAGLQPATFASFIGQRSRWAQGMMQILRFRFPLLKRGLSIPQRLCYMSSTLFWLFPFPRAIFLFAPLCYLFFDLEIFTASGGEFLGYTLAYMLVNLMMQNYLYGSFRWPWISELYEYVQTIHLLPAVVSAIVNPRKPSFKVTAKDETVLVSRLSEISRPFFLIFGILLLAVVVTAYRVYTEPYKADVTLVVGGWNLLNLLLSGCALGVVSERGELTATRRVKVTRRCEFGLDEQWYPATIDNVSVNGARVNVYAKNLGALPLNKRGLIRFTPYSSGQEEILPVAVRNTQVAGDILTVGCLYLPEVARDHSLVADLIFANSQQWTQFQMSRRGNPGLLRGTIWFLGLAFYQTSRGLIYFFSSPGARDKARMAAEAKR, encoded by the coding sequence ATGAAGGCTGGTATTATCCTTTTCTGGGCCATCACTTCCCTGGGAGTGATCGCGCTCGTGACGTTGCCGATCAATCTCCAGACCCAGTTGATTGCCAGCATTGCCGTCGTCACTTTCATGGCCGTGATCAAGATCCTGCGCGCAGAAGGGACATGGCGCCTGATCGCCCTTGCTTTCGGTACGGCCATCATCATGCGTTATGTTTACTGGCGCACGACCAGCACGCTGCCGCCATTCAACCAGCTCGAAAACTTCATCCCCGGCTTCCTGCTCTACCTGGCTGAAATGTACAGCGTCATGATGTTGGCGCTCAGCCTTTTCGTCGTCTCGATGCCCCTGCCGCCGCGTCCCTCCCGCGCGACATCAGAAGGCAAGTATCCGAGCGTCGACGTTTTTGTCCCGACCTATAACGAAGATGCCGAGCTTCTGGCGAATACACTGGCGGCGGCGAAAGCGATGGACTATCCGGCCGACAAGTTGACCGTCTGGCTTCTCGATGACGGCGGCACGCTGCAGAAGCGAACGTCGCCAAATCTCCTCGAAGACCAGATGGCCAAGGCCCGGCATCAGGAACTGCAGATCCTGTGCAGCGATCTTGATGTGCGCTATCTGACCCGCGACCGGAACGAACATGCCAAGGCCGGCAACCTCAACAACGGCATGCAGCATTCCAACGGCGAATTGATCGCGGTCTTCGATGCCGACCACGCACCGACACGCGATTTCCTGCTGGAGACCGTCGGTTATTTCGAGGACGATCCGAAGCTCTTCCTTGTCCAGACACCGCATTTCTTTCTGAACCCGGACCCGATCGAGCGCAATCTGCGAACCTTCGAAAAGATGCCGAGCGAGAACGAGATGTTCTACGGCATCATCCAGCGCGGCCTCGACAAATGGAACGCCTCGTTCTTCTGCGGCTCGGCGGCCGTGTTGCGCCGGCAGGCGCTCGACCAGACCGGCGGATTTAGCGGCGTGAGCATCACGGAAGATTGCGAAACCGCGATCGCCCTGCATGCGAGTGGCTGGAACAGCGTCTATGTCGACCGGCCGCTGATCGCCGGGCTGCAGCCTGCGACATTTGCCAGCTTCATCGGCCAGCGCAGCCGCTGGGCGCAGGGCATGATGCAGATCCTGCGCTTCCGCTTTCCGCTCTTGAAGCGCGGCCTGTCGATCCCGCAGCGGCTCTGCTACATGTCGTCGACACTGTTCTGGCTCTTCCCCTTTCCCCGCGCGATCTTCCTCTTTGCGCCGCTCTGTTACCTGTTCTTTGATCTGGAAATCTTCACGGCATCCGGCGGCGAGTTCCTCGGCTATACGCTAGCCTATATGCTCGTGAACCTGATGATGCAGAATTATCTCTATGGCTCGTTCCGCTGGCCATGGATCTCCGAACTTTACGAATATGTCCAGACGATCCATCTGTTGCCGGCCGTCGTCTCGGCGATCGTCAACCCCAGAAAGCCGAGCTTCAAGGTGACGGCCAAGGACGAAACCGTCCTCGTCAGTCGCCTGTCCGAAATCAGCCGGCCATTCTTTCTCATCTTCGGGATTTTGCTGCTCGCCGTCGTCGTAACGGCTTACCGGGTCTACACGGAGCCGTACAAGGCGGACGTCACCCTGGTGGTTGGCGGCTGGAACCTGCTCAACCTACTTCTCTCTGGATGTGCGCTTGGTGTCGTCTCCGAACGCGGTGAGTTGACCGCAACCCGAAGGGTCAAGGTCACGCGCCGATGTGAATTCGGGCTTGACGAGCAATGGTACCCGGCCACGATCGACAATGTTTCGGTTAACGGCGCCCGCGTCAACGTCTATGCGAAGAACCTGGGAGCGCTCCCGTTGAACAAGCGCGGCCTGATCCGATTCACGCCATACAGCAGCGGTCAGGAGGAAATTCTCCCGGTTGCGGTCCGCAATACGCAGGTAGCCGGGGACATCCTCACCGTCGGCTGCCTTTATCTGCCGGAGGTAGCACGTGACCACAGCCTCGTCGCCGATCTTATTTTTGCAAATTCGCAGCAATGGACTCAGTTCCAGATGTCGCGCCGTGGCAATCCCGGTTTGCTGCGGGGAACGATCTGGTTCCTCGGCCTTGCCTTTTATCAGACCAGCCGTGGCCTCATCTATTTCTTCAGCAGTCCGGGGGCGAGAGACAAGGCCCGAATGGCTGCGGAGGCAAAAAGATGA